In a single window of the Zea mays cultivar B73 chromosome 5, Zm-B73-REFERENCE-NAM-5.0, whole genome shotgun sequence genome:
- the LOC100277761 gene encoding remorin family protein isoform X1: MLRPEPALGFPAAGPARAPERRRKKQPPTRRRRPAGATTVGLGPRGAADPDPAHSSALLPLTSGGSGSGFASRGTVAPDEEEGRDGASSAESQEVAEAANDSFSYSLRECQKQRRLKSERSALVRPPASHKLNNAGGIELLVLSPRCLIGGNPGGMSKSSTTSSRSRSGTGTFPSPGTPSCNRHCAGSMQYSKGWSSERVPLGTGRNRRYGGSGVVLPFNNGRKLPSKWEDAEKWILSPVSCDGLGRMSAPAPHHRRPKSKSGPLGHPAGIPGAYAAVSPLVPCFDGVLAAANFAAHSPFSAGVLIPEHGRIGDFSSGRDRCGDDGSSRSYSAEKESYILRSASIHAWTETLMEASAFANISEETVQDDKLQRQTEATSMISSPIIKKDIGTQMSPEDSISSPKARHSCSSLPSGHLIKEANSHIPKPEIRDVQVDDQVTVTRWSKRHVTRGSDKRSTNIIEWRKKTTETRTPSFDEKERERCMSQCKREEAKITAWENLQKAKAEAAIRKLEMKLEKKRSSSMDKILGKLRSAQKKAQDMRSVVSSSEGQCSVRATKKTSSSVKTGRPFSCCFTYRAC; this comes from the exons ATGCTCCGCCCGGAGCCCGCGCTAGGGTTCCCCGCCGCCGGCCCCGCCCGcgcgcccgagcgccgccgtaagAAGCAGCCGCCGACGAGGCGGAGGCGACCGGCCGGTGCCACA ACGGTGGGACTGGGACCACGCGGCGCGGCCGATCCAGATCCCGCGCACTCGTCCGCGCTGCTGCCTCTCACcagcggcggcagcggcagcggctttGCCTCGCGGGGCACGGTTGCGCCAG ACGAGGAAGAGGGGAGAGACGGGGCGAGCTCGGCTGAATCGCAGGAAGTGGCAGAAGCAGCAAACGATTCGTTCTCCTACTCACTAAGAG AGTGCCAGAAGCAGCGGCGTCTCAAGTCAGAGAGGTCTGCACTGGTGCGGCCACCGGCCTCGCATAAGCTCAATAATGCCGGAGGTATTGAGCTTCTAGTGCTCTCGCCGAGGTGCTTGATTGGTGGTAACCCGGGAGGAATGAGCAAGAGCTCAACGACATCATCCCGGAGCAGATCAGGCACAGGCACGTTCCCAAGCCCTGGGACTCCGAGCTGCAACCGGCATTGTGCAGGCAGCATGCAGTACTCCAAGGGTTGGAGTTCAGAGCGCGTGCCACTGGGCACTGGTAGGAATAGAAGGTATGGGGGCAGTGGGGTTGTGCTTCCATTTAACAATGGGAGGAAGCTGCCATCGAAATGGGAGGATGCAGAGAAGTGGATCCTAAGTCCAGTTTCCTGTGATGGGTTGGGGAGGATGTCTGCACCAGCTCCACATCATAGACGGCCCAAGTCGAAGAGTGGGCCACTTGGCCATCCAGCTGGCATTCCAGGGGCTTATGCGGCTGTTTCACCGCTTGTTCCTTGCTTTGATGGTGTGCTGGCAGCAGCTAATTTCGCAGCACATTCACCTTTCTCTGCTGGGGTTCTCATACCAGAGCACGGGCGCATTGGCGACTTCAGCAGTGGAAGAGACAGATGTGGTGATGACGGTAGCAGCAGATCCTACTCCGCTGAGAAAGAGTCCTATATATTAAGATCTGCAAGCATACATGCATGGACAGAAACACTTATGGAGGCATCTGCTTTTGCTAATATCTCAGAAGAAACCGTACAAG ATGATAAACTGCAACGCCAGACAGAAGCAACTTCCATGATTTCCAGTCCAATCATAAAGAAAGACATCGGCACACAGATGAGTCCTGAGGATAGTATATCTTCTCCAAAAGCGAGACATTCCTGCTCCAGTCTGCCTTCAGGACATCTGATAAAGGAAGCAAATAGTCATATACCTAAACCTGAAATTCGGGACGTGCAGGTTGATGACCAAGTAACTGTGACCCGGTGGTCCAAGCGACATGTAACACGAGGCTCTGATAAGAGGTCAACAAATATTattgaatggaggaagaagaccaCTGAAACCCGAACTCCATCTTTTGAtgaaaaagaaagagaaagatGCATGTCACA GTGCAAAAGGGAGGAAGCAAAGATCACAGCTTGGGAAAATCTACAGAAAGCAAAAGCAGAGGCAGCTATCCGTAAGCTGGAG ATGAAACTTGAAAAGAAACGGTCATCATCAATGGACAAAATTTTAGGCAAACTCCGCTCTGCTCAGAAGAAAGCACAAGACATGCGAAGTGTAGTTTCTTCTAGTGAAGGTCAGTGTAGTGTGAGGGCAACCAAGAAGACATCTTCCTCTGTCAAAACTGGCAGGCCTTTCAGCTGCTGCTTTACCTACCGTGCTTGCTAG
- the LOC100277761 gene encoding remorin family protein isoform X2, with amino-acid sequence MLRPEPALGFPAAGPARAPERRRKKQPPTRRRRPAGATTVGLGPRGAADPDPAHSSALLPLTSGGSGSGFASRGTVAPDEEEGRDGASSAESQEVAEAANDSFSYSLRECQKQRRLKSERSALVRPPASHKLNNAGGIELLVLSPRCLIGGNPGGMSKSSTTSSRSRSGTGTFPSPGTPSCNRHCAGSMQYSKGWSSERVPLGTGRNRRYGGSGVVLPFNNGRKLPSKWEDAEKWILSPVSCDGLGRMSAPAPHHRRPKSKSGPLGHPAGIPGAYAAVSPLVPCFDGVLAAANFAAHSPFSAGVLIPEHGRIGDFSSGRDRCGDDGSSRSYSAEKESYILRSASIHAWTETLMEASAFANISEETVQDDKLQRQTEATSMISSPIIKKDIGTQMSPEVDDQVTVTRWSKRHVTRGSDKRSTNIIEWRKKTTETRTPSFDEKERERCMSQCKREEAKITAWENLQKAKAEAAIRKLEMKLEKKRSSSMDKILGKLRSAQKKAQDMRSVVSSSEGQCSVRATKKTSSSVKTGRPFSCCFTYRAC; translated from the exons ATGCTCCGCCCGGAGCCCGCGCTAGGGTTCCCCGCCGCCGGCCCCGCCCGcgcgcccgagcgccgccgtaagAAGCAGCCGCCGACGAGGCGGAGGCGACCGGCCGGTGCCACA ACGGTGGGACTGGGACCACGCGGCGCGGCCGATCCAGATCCCGCGCACTCGTCCGCGCTGCTGCCTCTCACcagcggcggcagcggcagcggctttGCCTCGCGGGGCACGGTTGCGCCAG ACGAGGAAGAGGGGAGAGACGGGGCGAGCTCGGCTGAATCGCAGGAAGTGGCAGAAGCAGCAAACGATTCGTTCTCCTACTCACTAAGAG AGTGCCAGAAGCAGCGGCGTCTCAAGTCAGAGAGGTCTGCACTGGTGCGGCCACCGGCCTCGCATAAGCTCAATAATGCCGGAGGTATTGAGCTTCTAGTGCTCTCGCCGAGGTGCTTGATTGGTGGTAACCCGGGAGGAATGAGCAAGAGCTCAACGACATCATCCCGGAGCAGATCAGGCACAGGCACGTTCCCAAGCCCTGGGACTCCGAGCTGCAACCGGCATTGTGCAGGCAGCATGCAGTACTCCAAGGGTTGGAGTTCAGAGCGCGTGCCACTGGGCACTGGTAGGAATAGAAGGTATGGGGGCAGTGGGGTTGTGCTTCCATTTAACAATGGGAGGAAGCTGCCATCGAAATGGGAGGATGCAGAGAAGTGGATCCTAAGTCCAGTTTCCTGTGATGGGTTGGGGAGGATGTCTGCACCAGCTCCACATCATAGACGGCCCAAGTCGAAGAGTGGGCCACTTGGCCATCCAGCTGGCATTCCAGGGGCTTATGCGGCTGTTTCACCGCTTGTTCCTTGCTTTGATGGTGTGCTGGCAGCAGCTAATTTCGCAGCACATTCACCTTTCTCTGCTGGGGTTCTCATACCAGAGCACGGGCGCATTGGCGACTTCAGCAGTGGAAGAGACAGATGTGGTGATGACGGTAGCAGCAGATCCTACTCCGCTGAGAAAGAGTCCTATATATTAAGATCTGCAAGCATACATGCATGGACAGAAACACTTATGGAGGCATCTGCTTTTGCTAATATCTCAGAAGAAACCGTACAAG ATGATAAACTGCAACGCCAGACAGAAGCAACTTCCATGATTTCCAGTCCAATCATAAAGAAAGACATCGGCACACAGATGAGTCCTGAG GTTGATGACCAAGTAACTGTGACCCGGTGGTCCAAGCGACATGTAACACGAGGCTCTGATAAGAGGTCAACAAATATTattgaatggaggaagaagaccaCTGAAACCCGAACTCCATCTTTTGAtgaaaaagaaagagaaagatGCATGTCACA GTGCAAAAGGGAGGAAGCAAAGATCACAGCTTGGGAAAATCTACAGAAAGCAAAAGCAGAGGCAGCTATCCGTAAGCTGGAG ATGAAACTTGAAAAGAAACGGTCATCATCAATGGACAAAATTTTAGGCAAACTCCGCTCTGCTCAGAAGAAAGCACAAGACATGCGAAGTGTAGTTTCTTCTAGTGAAGGTCAGTGTAGTGTGAGGGCAACCAAGAAGACATCTTCCTCTGTCAAAACTGGCAGGCCTTTCAGCTGCTGCTTTACCTACCGTGCTTGCTAG
- the LOC100277761 gene encoding remorin family protein isoform X3 has protein sequence MLRPEPALGFPAAGPARAPERRRKKQPPTRRRRPAGATTVGLGPRGAADPDPAHSSALLPLTSGGSGSGFASRGTVAPDEEEGRDGASSAESQEVAEAANDSFSYSLRECQKQRRLKSERSALVRPPASHKLNNAGGIELLVLSPRCLIGGNPGGMSKSSTTSSRSRSGTGTFPSPGTPSCNRHCAGSMQYSKGWSSERVPLGTGRNRRYGGSGVVLPFNNGRKLPSKWEDAEKWILSPVSCDGLGRMSAPAPHHRRPKSKSGPLGHPAGIPGAYAAVSPLVPCFDGVLAAANFAAHSPFSAGVLIPEHGRIGDFSSGRDRCGDDGSSRSYSAEKESYILRSASIHAWTETLMEASAFANISEETVQDDKLQRQTEATSMISSPIIKKDIGTQMSPEDSISSPKARHSCSSLPSGHLIKEANSHIPKPEIRDVQVDDQVTVTRWSKRHVTRGSDKRSTNIIEWRKKTTETRTPSFDEKERERCMSHFQYSKLSLSCIMFIKKGQLNVEVKLLWL, from the exons ATGCTCCGCCCGGAGCCCGCGCTAGGGTTCCCCGCCGCCGGCCCCGCCCGcgcgcccgagcgccgccgtaagAAGCAGCCGCCGACGAGGCGGAGGCGACCGGCCGGTGCCACA ACGGTGGGACTGGGACCACGCGGCGCGGCCGATCCAGATCCCGCGCACTCGTCCGCGCTGCTGCCTCTCACcagcggcggcagcggcagcggctttGCCTCGCGGGGCACGGTTGCGCCAG ACGAGGAAGAGGGGAGAGACGGGGCGAGCTCGGCTGAATCGCAGGAAGTGGCAGAAGCAGCAAACGATTCGTTCTCCTACTCACTAAGAG AGTGCCAGAAGCAGCGGCGTCTCAAGTCAGAGAGGTCTGCACTGGTGCGGCCACCGGCCTCGCATAAGCTCAATAATGCCGGAGGTATTGAGCTTCTAGTGCTCTCGCCGAGGTGCTTGATTGGTGGTAACCCGGGAGGAATGAGCAAGAGCTCAACGACATCATCCCGGAGCAGATCAGGCACAGGCACGTTCCCAAGCCCTGGGACTCCGAGCTGCAACCGGCATTGTGCAGGCAGCATGCAGTACTCCAAGGGTTGGAGTTCAGAGCGCGTGCCACTGGGCACTGGTAGGAATAGAAGGTATGGGGGCAGTGGGGTTGTGCTTCCATTTAACAATGGGAGGAAGCTGCCATCGAAATGGGAGGATGCAGAGAAGTGGATCCTAAGTCCAGTTTCCTGTGATGGGTTGGGGAGGATGTCTGCACCAGCTCCACATCATAGACGGCCCAAGTCGAAGAGTGGGCCACTTGGCCATCCAGCTGGCATTCCAGGGGCTTATGCGGCTGTTTCACCGCTTGTTCCTTGCTTTGATGGTGTGCTGGCAGCAGCTAATTTCGCAGCACATTCACCTTTCTCTGCTGGGGTTCTCATACCAGAGCACGGGCGCATTGGCGACTTCAGCAGTGGAAGAGACAGATGTGGTGATGACGGTAGCAGCAGATCCTACTCCGCTGAGAAAGAGTCCTATATATTAAGATCTGCAAGCATACATGCATGGACAGAAACACTTATGGAGGCATCTGCTTTTGCTAATATCTCAGAAGAAACCGTACAAG ATGATAAACTGCAACGCCAGACAGAAGCAACTTCCATGATTTCCAGTCCAATCATAAAGAAAGACATCGGCACACAGATGAGTCCTGAGGATAGTATATCTTCTCCAAAAGCGAGACATTCCTGCTCCAGTCTGCCTTCAGGACATCTGATAAAGGAAGCAAATAGTCATATACCTAAACCTGAAATTCGGGACGTGCAGGTTGATGACCAAGTAACTGTGACCCGGTGGTCCAAGCGACATGTAACACGAGGCTCTGATAAGAGGTCAACAAATATTattgaatggaggaagaagaccaCTGAAACCCGAACTCCATCTTTTGAtgaaaaagaaagagaaagatGCATGTCACA CTTTCAATACTCCAAGCTGTCGTTGTCGTGTATCATGTTTATTAAGAAAGGTCAGCTCAATGTTGAAGTGAAGCTACTATGGCTGTAA